A stretch of Sandaracinaceae bacterium DNA encodes these proteins:
- a CDS encoding SRPBCC family protein, which produces MARLEHRLDVDAPPEDALDLVGDFTILSDFHPQVAICDVEGDGVGATRALTLGDGSEAVERLVALHPDGYEYEHVAGQAPLTRYRGRVRVLPRGAGCTIIWSAEVHAERDEEKVVRRLLGLIETGAESAKRFLEG; this is translated from the coding sequence ATGGCCCGGCTGGAGCACCGCCTCGACGTCGACGCGCCCCCCGAGGACGCGCTGGACCTGGTGGGGGACTTCACGATCCTCAGCGACTTCCACCCGCAGGTCGCGATCTGCGACGTGGAGGGAGACGGAGTCGGCGCGACGCGCGCGCTGACCCTGGGCGACGGCTCCGAGGCGGTCGAGCGCCTCGTCGCGCTGCACCCGGACGGCTACGAGTACGAGCACGTCGCGGGGCAGGCGCCGCTGACGCGCTACCGGGGCCGCGTCCGGGTGCTCCCGAGGGGCGCTGGATGCACGATCATCTGGAGCGCGGAGGTCCACGCCGAGCGCGACGAAGAGAAGGTCGTGCGCCGCCTCCTCGGCCTCATCGAGACCGGGGCGGAGTCGGCGAAGCGCTTCCTGGAGGGATGA